The following are encoded in a window of Rhodothermus bifroesti genomic DNA:
- a CDS encoding quinone-dependent dihydroorotate dehydrogenase codes for MYHLLRSLLFHLEAEQAHRLTLGIARGLQPLSPWLVRPFLAFEDPALAVTCWGITFPNPIGLAAGMDKNARLVRFWEAIGFGFVEVGSVSARPSPGNPRPRLFRLPEDRALINRMGLNNDGAVRIAQRLSHLRHSRPIGINLAKTHDPRVLGEAAIMDFCESFRRLAPLADYVTLNISCPNTAEGKTFEDPEALEALLQAIFATRRDLGLSVPVLLKLSPPPSGQTIFDSLLEEIVAVAKTYGIAGFVATNTAADRQGLRTDPAVLARIGPGGLSGAPLTHRARSLLFYLYRLTDGQLPLISVGGIDSAEEAYVRIRAGASLVQLYTGLVYEGPKLVRRIKQGLLRLLSRDGFSSLSEAIGVDA; via the coding sequence ATGTACCATCTACTTCGTTCTCTGCTTTTTCACTTGGAAGCCGAGCAAGCACATCGGCTCACCTTGGGGATTGCTCGCGGTCTGCAGCCGCTCTCACCCTGGCTAGTGCGGCCATTTTTGGCCTTTGAAGATCCTGCCCTGGCTGTTACGTGTTGGGGAATTACGTTCCCCAATCCAATTGGGCTAGCCGCTGGCATGGACAAAAATGCACGCTTAGTGCGTTTTTGGGAAGCCATAGGTTTTGGCTTTGTAGAAGTAGGTTCAGTCAGCGCGCGCCCCAGTCCAGGCAATCCGCGCCCACGTTTGTTTCGCCTTCCTGAAGATCGGGCCCTGATCAACCGTATGGGGCTCAACAACGACGGGGCGGTACGTATCGCCCAGCGTTTATCTCACTTGCGCCATAGCCGACCCATAGGCATCAATTTGGCTAAAACGCATGACCCAAGGGTGCTTGGCGAGGCTGCCATCATGGACTTTTGCGAAAGCTTCAGGCGTCTGGCCCCACTGGCCGATTACGTGACGCTGAACATTTCTTGTCCCAACACGGCTGAGGGCAAGACCTTTGAGGACCCAGAGGCACTGGAAGCGTTGCTGCAAGCGATTTTTGCCACCCGTCGGGATTTGGGCCTGTCAGTGCCTGTACTGCTAAAGCTTTCTCCCCCGCCTTCTGGCCAAACCATCTTTGACAGCCTACTTGAAGAGATCGTAGCGGTGGCTAAAACATACGGCATTGCAGGCTTTGTAGCCACCAACACGGCTGCAGATCGTCAAGGCTTGCGTACCGACCCTGCTGTGCTCGCCCGCATTGGCCCTGGTGGCCTAAGCGGAGCTCCGCTGACCCACCGCGCGCGCAGCTTGCTGTTTTACCTGTATCGCTTAACCGATGGGCAATTGCCGCTGATTAGCGTGGGTGGGATCGATTCAGCCGAAGAGGCCTACGTGCGCATCCGCGCTGGCGCCTCTCTTGTGCAGCTGTACACCGGCTTGGTCTATGAAGGACCCAAGCTCGTGCGCCGCATCAAGCAAGGCTTGCTGCGTTTGCTCTCGCGCGATGGCTTCAGCTCGCTCTCAGAGGCCATTGGGGTGGATGCCTGA
- a CDS encoding AMP-dependent synthetase/ligase: MPALVAFETIPQLFHRLIAHYQGLQRPALSYKDKRTKHWVNITWEELADAVHALAGYFYQRGVRKGDRVAILSENRPEWAITDLATQLLGGINVALYTSLPASQVGYILQDSGAKILVVSSAAQLRKAESVFNECPALEEIITLSEMRKDHPPFVRAWETVLAEGAIYWRAHAAELSALADQVQPDDLSALIYTSGTTGLPKGVMLTHRNFCTNVQAALQRVDFGPEDHHLSFLPLCHSFERTAGYTAVMACGARISYAESIEALGQNLIEVQPTVMISVPRLFERVYNAMHKAIEAGPALRRQIFNWALSVGRRVAELRLAGRTPGPFLQAQHRLAHRLVFQKLHARLGGKLRFAVSGGAALPKHIGEFFLAAGITIIEGYGLTETAPVLTVNPMDRPRFGTVGWVLPGVTIAIQRLSDGAIVGQLSGDDYPSNLSTEEGEILVKGPNVMKGYWNNEEATAEVFDADGWFHTGDVGRFDQGYLVITDRIKHMIVSRGGKNIYPGPIEEKLKQEPWIDQIVVLGEGREFLAALIVPDFEALRQYAQSQNLSVTDDEALLSHPQVLGLFEHSLRQYNRQAPAHERIRAFRLLREPFTVENGLLTPTLKPRRRQIEAQYAELIEAMYAQFGDSD; the protein is encoded by the coding sequence ATGCCTGCGCTTGTAGCGTTTGAAACCATCCCGCAGCTATTTCATCGGCTTATTGCCCACTATCAAGGCCTGCAGCGACCGGCGCTCTCCTACAAAGACAAGCGCACCAAACACTGGGTGAATATTACTTGGGAGGAACTGGCCGACGCTGTGCATGCCCTGGCGGGTTATTTCTATCAGCGGGGCGTGCGCAAAGGCGACCGCGTGGCCATTCTTTCTGAAAACCGTCCAGAGTGGGCCATTACAGATTTGGCTACGCAGCTGCTTGGGGGCATCAACGTGGCGCTCTACACCTCGCTTCCTGCCTCCCAGGTAGGCTACATTCTGCAAGATTCCGGAGCAAAGATCTTGGTGGTTTCTTCGGCTGCCCAGCTTCGCAAAGCCGAGTCGGTCTTTAACGAATGCCCGGCCTTGGAGGAGATCATCACCCTCAGCGAAATGCGCAAGGACCACCCGCCCTTTGTGCGTGCTTGGGAAACAGTGCTTGCTGAAGGAGCCATCTACTGGAGAGCGCACGCCGCTGAGCTAAGCGCTTTAGCCGACCAAGTGCAGCCCGACGACCTAAGCGCCCTCATCTACACCAGTGGCACTACAGGCCTGCCCAAGGGCGTCATGCTTACGCATCGCAATTTCTGCACCAACGTGCAGGCTGCTTTGCAGCGCGTGGACTTTGGCCCTGAGGATCATCACCTCTCGTTTCTCCCGTTGTGCCACTCGTTCGAGCGCACCGCAGGCTACACGGCAGTTATGGCCTGCGGTGCCCGCATTTCCTATGCGGAGAGTATCGAGGCGCTTGGGCAAAACTTGATCGAAGTGCAGCCCACGGTAATGATTTCTGTGCCGCGGCTGTTTGAACGCGTCTACAATGCGATGCACAAAGCGATCGAAGCAGGCCCTGCGCTGCGCCGGCAAATCTTCAACTGGGCGCTTTCGGTGGGTCGTCGGGTGGCCGAACTTCGTCTTGCCGGCCGTACGCCTGGGCCTTTTTTGCAGGCGCAACACCGCCTGGCGCATCGACTGGTTTTCCAGAAGCTGCATGCACGCCTAGGAGGTAAGCTGCGCTTTGCTGTCTCAGGCGGGGCAGCACTGCCCAAACATATTGGTGAGTTTTTCTTGGCTGCTGGCATTACCATCATCGAAGGTTACGGCCTCACAGAAACCGCACCGGTGCTTACCGTCAATCCTATGGATCGACCGCGCTTTGGTACCGTGGGATGGGTGCTTCCCGGCGTCACCATCGCCATCCAACGGCTCAGCGATGGCGCTATTGTGGGCCAGCTTTCAGGCGACGACTACCCCAGCAACCTGAGTACGGAAGAAGGCGAAATCCTGGTCAAAGGCCCAAATGTGATGAAGGGCTATTGGAACAATGAAGAGGCCACGGCCGAAGTGTTTGATGCTGATGGTTGGTTCCACACCGGCGATGTCGGTCGCTTTGATCAGGGCTATTTGGTGATTACCGACCGCATCAAGCACATGATCGTGTCGCGCGGGGGCAAAAACATCTACCCTGGGCCTATTGAGGAAAAGCTGAAGCAGGAGCCCTGGATTGACCAGATTGTCGTCCTAGGTGAGGGGCGAGAATTTTTGGCTGCGCTGATTGTGCCCGACTTCGAAGCACTCCGCCAATATGCACAATCGCAAAACCTCTCTGTGACGGACGATGAAGCACTGCTTTCTCACCCCCAAGTTTTGGGGCTATTTGAGCACAGCCTGCGCCAGTACAATCGCCAAGCGCCAGCCCACGAGCGCATCCGAGCCTTTCGCCTGCTGCGCGAGCCGTTCACTGTAGAAAATGGTTTGCTTACACCTACCCTTAAACCCCGCCGCCGACAGATCGAAGCGCAATATGCCGAACTCATCGAAGCCATGTACGCCCAGTTTGGTGACAGCGATTAA
- a CDS encoding SMP-30/gluconolactonase/LRE family protein has translation MAMRYWSLLVAGGGAILIACQLTPNPNVTRWTLVELWQLHDSLARPESALFDAASGVIYVSNINGGPLEKDGNGFISRISPEGRLLEARWVSGLHAPKGMALSRGHLYVADIDTLVEIDVATGQITARYGAPGARFLNDVTVDTTGNVYVSDSQTHRIYRLQGDAMEVWLESPLLRSPNGLYALPTYLVVAAADNRAENPGAQRYLHAVFYAERTIRPFGATRPLGGLDAVEPANGGFFLSDWGAGRLFFYDVTIDSLQLLAEISQGTADFDYVPEQQRLYVPVMMSDRLIAYEVRPSKEE, from the coding sequence ATGGCCATGCGCTACTGGAGCTTACTGGTTGCTGGAGGTGGGGCAATCCTTATAGCTTGCCAACTTACGCCCAATCCTAACGTCACGCGCTGGACCTTGGTTGAGCTATGGCAGCTACACGACAGCTTAGCCCGACCCGAGTCGGCGCTGTTTGATGCAGCGTCTGGGGTGATCTATGTATCGAACATAAACGGTGGGCCCCTCGAGAAAGATGGAAACGGCTTTATTAGCCGCATCTCGCCTGAAGGTAGGTTGCTTGAGGCCCGATGGGTAAGCGGATTGCATGCACCCAAAGGTATGGCACTTAGCCGAGGGCACCTTTACGTGGCCGACATCGACACCCTTGTTGAGATCGACGTGGCCACAGGACAGATTACGGCCCGTTATGGTGCACCGGGAGCCCGTTTTCTTAACGATGTCACGGTTGATACGACCGGAAACGTCTACGTGTCCGATTCGCAAACGCACCGCATCTACCGATTGCAAGGCGATGCGATGGAAGTCTGGCTCGAGTCGCCGCTGCTGCGTTCCCCCAACGGACTCTATGCCCTCCCGACCTATCTGGTGGTAGCTGCTGCAGACAACCGTGCTGAAAATCCCGGAGCGCAGCGCTATTTACATGCCGTTTTCTATGCCGAACGCACCATACGTCCTTTCGGCGCTACACGGCCGCTTGGGGGACTTGATGCTGTTGAACCGGCTAATGGCGGATTCTTTTTGTCTGACTGGGGAGCAGGCCGCCTCTTCTTCTATGACGTGACGATCGACTCCCTCCAACTATTGGCCGAAATCAGCCAAGGTACGGCCGATTTCGACTATGTACCCGAGCAACAACGGCTTTACGTGCCCGTGATGATGTCGGACCGGCTCATAGCCTATGAGGTCAGGCCAAGCAAAGAAGAGTAG
- a CDS encoding sugar kinase codes for MKVVTFGEIMLRLSTPGFTRFVQAASFDVTFGGGEANVAVSLANYGLESYFVTKLPKHEIGQAAVNHLRRFGVHTDYIVRGGERIGIYFLETGASQRPSKVIYDRAGAAITTLAAGEIDWERVFEGARWFHWTGITPALGETVREQLRLACQTARRAGVTISADLNYRAKLWSVEEAQRVMRALMEYVDVCIANEEDAEKSLGIKPKGVDVETGKLDEAAYAELAQELKQTFGFQAVAITLRESFSASVNGWSALMVDDRDCRSPYRSRRYEIQLVDRVGGGDAFAGGLIYGLLTKNDTRQALEFAVAASCLKQTIPGDFNLVSADEVEKLARGVGSGRVER; via the coding sequence ATGAAAGTCGTTACTTTCGGTGAGATCATGCTTCGGCTCTCTACGCCAGGCTTTACGCGCTTTGTGCAGGCTGCCTCGTTTGACGTAACCTTTGGCGGTGGCGAGGCAAACGTGGCCGTTTCGCTGGCCAACTACGGCCTGGAAAGCTATTTCGTCACCAAGTTACCGAAGCACGAAATCGGCCAGGCGGCTGTGAATCACCTGCGTCGCTTTGGCGTGCATACCGACTACATCGTGCGGGGAGGCGAGCGTATCGGGATTTATTTTCTGGAAACTGGTGCCAGTCAGCGCCCCTCTAAGGTGATCTACGATCGCGCGGGTGCTGCCATTACCACGCTGGCAGCAGGGGAAATCGACTGGGAACGTGTATTCGAAGGGGCACGCTGGTTTCACTGGACCGGTATTACACCAGCGTTGGGGGAAACGGTACGGGAACAGCTCCGCCTGGCCTGCCAGACGGCCCGTCGGGCAGGCGTAACCATCAGTGCCGACCTGAACTACCGGGCCAAACTCTGGAGCGTTGAGGAAGCGCAGCGCGTCATGCGCGCGCTCATGGAGTACGTGGACGTATGCATTGCCAACGAGGAAGATGCTGAAAAAAGCCTTGGCATCAAGCCCAAAGGCGTAGATGTGGAGACGGGAAAGCTCGACGAGGCGGCTTACGCGGAGCTGGCTCAGGAGCTTAAGCAAACGTTTGGCTTTCAGGCTGTAGCCATCACGTTGCGTGAAAGCTTTTCGGCCTCAGTCAACGGCTGGAGTGCGTTGATGGTGGATGACCGGGACTGCCGCAGCCCGTACCGCTCGCGTCGCTATGAAATCCAGCTTGTCGATCGTGTGGGCGGTGGGGATGCCTTTGCCGGTGGGTTGATCTACGGGCTACTCACCAAAAACGATACGCGACAGGCTTTGGAATTTGCCGTGGCTGCCTCGTGCCTTAAGCAAACCATCCCTGGTGACTTCAACCTGGTCAGTGCCGATGAGGTTGAAAAGCTGGCACGTGGGGTCGGCTCGGGCCGCGTCGAACGCTAA
- a CDS encoding PhzF family phenazine biosynthesis protein, translated as MKLPLFLVDAFAERPFTGNPAAVCLLDRARSEDWMQRVAAELNHSETAFLLPEGEGFRLRWFTPVHEVDLCGHATLASAHVLWETGCLEPEEPAVFFTRSGRLTAWRAEDGMIWMDFPAEAPVPCEPPPELLLALGPVEVRYVGHNRMDFLVLLDAEATVRLLKPDLERLQQVDMRGLIVTALAEEEGVDFVSRFFAPRLGIPEDPVTGSAHCCLGPFWAKRLGKTHLCGVQVSPRSGRVAVVVHDDRVHLGGWAITVLSGKLLGD; from the coding sequence ATGAAGCTTCCCCTTTTTTTGGTCGATGCGTTTGCAGAGCGACCGTTTACGGGAAATCCTGCAGCAGTATGCTTGCTCGACCGAGCGCGCTCAGAAGACTGGATGCAGCGGGTGGCGGCCGAACTGAACCACTCCGAGACGGCTTTTTTACTTCCCGAAGGGGAAGGATTTCGCCTGCGGTGGTTTACGCCGGTGCACGAAGTTGACCTGTGTGGACATGCCACGCTGGCCAGTGCACATGTGCTGTGGGAAACGGGATGCCTTGAGCCAGAAGAACCCGCCGTTTTTTTTACGCGGAGCGGCCGCCTAACCGCCTGGCGTGCTGAAGACGGAATGATATGGATGGATTTCCCGGCAGAGGCCCCTGTGCCATGCGAGCCGCCCCCTGAGCTGTTGCTGGCGCTGGGACCAGTAGAGGTGCGCTACGTTGGTCATAATCGTATGGATTTTTTGGTGTTGCTCGATGCGGAAGCAACGGTGCGGTTGCTCAAGCCCGATCTGGAGCGCTTGCAACAGGTAGACATGCGGGGTCTTATTGTGACCGCTTTAGCCGAGGAAGAAGGCGTCGACTTTGTGTCGCGTTTTTTTGCGCCGCGCTTGGGCATTCCAGAAGATCCCGTAACCGGTTCGGCCCATTGCTGTTTAGGGCCGTTTTGGGCTAAGCGGCTAGGGAAGACGCACCTGTGTGGTGTGCAAGTTTCACCCCGAAGTGGTCGCGTAGCCGTCGTGGTGCACGACGACCGGGTTCACCTGGGTGGATGGGCGATTACGGTCTTAAGTGGCAAACTGCTGGGGGACTGA
- a CDS encoding glycosyltransferase family 2 protein, whose protein sequence is MSLPVTAVVIHYQTPDLVDLAVRSFRQCYPEVPLLIVDNGSQDHSRQVIEALITTVGGPTQALWMPRNLYHGPAMHRAMEEVDTPYVYFFDSDTETHRGGFLEPMIAALEADPMAYGAGRVVTVDRRRGFRKPEGMPVLATPYMLLRRVLYFRLPPFIHHGLPTIENFRAAEQAGYHLLPFPIETYVHHLGRGTAGRYGYGLGWRSRLAYLLERLGL, encoded by the coding sequence ATGTCGCTGCCTGTTACAGCCGTTGTGATTCACTACCAGACCCCCGATCTGGTAGACTTAGCCGTTCGCTCTTTTCGGCAGTGTTATCCGGAGGTGCCGCTCTTAATTGTGGACAACGGCTCGCAGGATCACTCCCGCCAGGTCATTGAAGCTTTGATCACCACCGTTGGCGGTCCTACACAAGCACTTTGGATGCCCCGGAATCTGTATCACGGGCCGGCCATGCATCGAGCCATGGAGGAAGTCGATACCCCGTACGTGTATTTTTTTGACAGTGATACTGAGACGCATCGCGGGGGATTTCTAGAGCCTATGATCGCGGCACTAGAGGCCGACCCAATGGCTTACGGGGCTGGGCGTGTAGTGACGGTCGACCGACGCCGCGGTTTCCGAAAGCCTGAAGGCATGCCCGTGCTTGCTACACCCTACATGCTCTTGCGGCGCGTGTTGTATTTCCGACTGCCTCCTTTTATCCATCATGGACTGCCGACCATCGAAAACTTTCGGGCAGCTGAGCAGGCAGGCTATCACCTACTCCCCTTCCCTATTGAGACCTATGTGCACCACTTAGGGCGAGGTACGGCCGGTCGCTACGGTTATGGACTGGGTTGGCGTAGCCGCTTAGCCTATCTGCTTGAACGACTAGGACTTTGA
- a CDS encoding bifunctional 4-hydroxy-2-oxoglutarate aldolase/2-dehydro-3-deoxy-phosphogluconate aldolase, translating to MRHEIVADLIARGAVAVIRMTDTERLLRVVEAICAGGVTAIEITMSVPRAFEMIETVVRQLGDAALVGAGTVLDAETARLAIAAGARYVVSPVFKPEIIQTAHRYDVPALPGAFTPTEILAAHEAGADIVKVFPADVVGMAFFKAIKAPMPQLRLMPTGGVTLTNAGDWLRAGACAVGVGSALLDQKAIAEGRWEKLTENARTLMASIRQARAA from the coding sequence ATGCGACACGAAATTGTAGCCGATCTAATTGCACGGGGTGCGGTGGCTGTGATTCGAATGACCGATACCGAACGGCTGCTGCGTGTGGTTGAAGCCATTTGTGCCGGGGGCGTGACGGCTATCGAGATTACGATGAGCGTGCCGCGAGCCTTTGAAATGATCGAAACGGTTGTTCGGCAGCTGGGCGACGCGGCGCTTGTAGGTGCCGGAACGGTACTCGATGCCGAAACAGCCCGGCTGGCTATTGCTGCCGGCGCCCGTTATGTGGTCAGTCCGGTCTTTAAACCCGAAATCATCCAGACAGCGCATCGCTACGACGTCCCTGCACTGCCTGGAGCTTTTACGCCAACCGAGATTTTGGCTGCGCACGAAGCCGGAGCCGACATCGTGAAGGTTTTCCCTGCCGACGTAGTCGGCATGGCCTTCTTCAAGGCGATCAAGGCGCCCATGCCACAACTGCGGTTAATGCCTACAGGGGGTGTAACGCTCACCAACGCAGGCGACTGGCTACGGGCTGGGGCCTGTGCCGTGGGCGTGGGTAGTGCATTGCTGGACCAGAAAGCGATTGCTGAAGGACGCTGGGAAAAACTGACCGAAAATGCCCGTACGCTTATGGCAAGCATTAGACAAGCCCGTGCTGCATGA